In a genomic window of Methanosarcina horonobensis HB-1 = JCM 15518:
- a CDS encoding glycoside hydrolase family 57 protein, whose amino-acid sequence MKAVCMCLGVHLPYSPKWYWPVEGFFGVPEMDRYFDRNQIFSRLLKTGREFLHLNDHFMESIERGGSYAFDLSGPFLEQCRWDPELLESFRELAESRKVEFTGSCNYHSLSALYPDLSWFREEVTIYREMLRELLGVYPDTFVNTELLYTQRVGDTLAGMGFRCLIAEGSRNILDGYDPVRVFENQLPILLRHINLSEDLELRFSEKSWEGYPLIPDKFADWIAGIEGDVLTLYLNYTSLCLHHRNKSMIADFIRAFPEALKSRGIEMIKPSEAISRFGSLRLPTLGTEQTIRYGMHNAVGNHAQQLYLRELVRVGEDLAEIKEKRSYQRLKQVFGYLQQSEILFSMGPGNTREGYERAVNYYSILSDLRRAVLEEGV is encoded by the coding sequence ATGAAAGCTGTTTGTATGTGTTTGGGAGTGCATCTTCCTTACAGTCCAAAATGGTACTGGCCTGTAGAGGGTTTTTTCGGGGTGCCTGAAATGGACCGGTATTTTGACCGGAATCAGATTTTTTCAAGACTTTTAAAAACAGGTAGAGAGTTTTTACACCTTAATGACCATTTTATGGAGTCAATTGAGAGGGGAGGGAGCTATGCATTCGATCTTTCAGGTCCTTTCCTTGAACAGTGCAGGTGGGACCCTGAACTGCTTGAGTCATTCAGGGAACTCGCAGAAAGCAGAAAGGTGGAGTTTACAGGGAGCTGCAATTACCATTCTCTGAGCGCCCTTTATCCTGACCTTTCCTGGTTCAGGGAAGAAGTAACAATTTACAGGGAAATGTTAAGGGAACTTTTAGGAGTATACCCCGATACTTTCGTGAATACGGAGCTCCTTTACACGCAAAGAGTAGGAGACACACTTGCAGGTATGGGTTTCAGGTGCCTTATTGCCGAAGGGTCAAGAAATATTCTGGATGGATACGATCCAGTCCGCGTTTTTGAAAACCAGCTTCCGATCCTTCTCAGGCATATAAACCTCAGCGAAGATCTCGAACTGCGCTTTTCGGAAAAAAGCTGGGAAGGCTATCCTTTGATTCCGGATAAATTCGCAGACTGGATTGCAGGCATTGAAGGAGACGTTTTGACACTTTACTTAAATTATACAAGCCTCTGCCTTCATCACAGGAACAAGAGCATGATAGCTGATTTTATACGGGCTTTTCCGGAAGCCCTGAAGAGCCGGGGCATTGAAATGATCAAACCTTCGGAAGCGATAAGCAGGTTCGGTTCTTTGAGACTTCCGACCCTCGGGACCGAACAGACAATCCGTTATGGAATGCACAATGCCGTAGGAAATCACGCACAGCAACTCTATCTGAGGGAGCTTGTAAGGGTAGGGGAAGATCTTGCGGAAATTAAAGAAAAAAGGAGCTATCAGAGGCTGAAACAGGTCTTTGGCTATCTTCAGCAGAGTGAAATCCTTTTCTCAATGGGCCCTGGAAACACCCGTGAAGGGTATGAAAGAGCTGTGAACTATTATTCCATTCTCTCGGACTTAAGAAGAGCTGTTCTGGAGGAAGGGGTATGA
- the purL gene encoding phosphoribosylformylglycinamidine synthase subunit PurL has product MLPEEDLKIIKKELGREPTLVEQGCFLNLWSEHCSYRSSAPLLKTFTTTGENVLIGPGDDAAIIKFEDGYVLAIGMESHNHPSYVDPYNGAATGVGGIVRDIISMGARPIALMDPLYFGPLDTPKNLFLFEQITKGIAGYGNCIGVPVVNGETFFDRRYSGNPLVNVVAVGLCKEENVTTSRSQKAGNKLVLTGSSTGKDGLGGASFASRDLSESAEAEDRPSVQVGDPYTEKLVIEMTLEAIEKGYVKSCKDLGAAGLGGASSELAAKGGLGARIIADAVPQREPNMNAYEILLAESQERMLFEVAPEDVDAVLDLAQKYDLNGAVVGYLTEEPNYTVEFRGEIVADIPIGFLTGGAPTCEKPSEAPTRREESKKPETPKDLKAAFLKVLSSYNIASKEWIYRQYDHEVQLRTVVKPGEDSGVLRITDTKGIALSCGCQPRATLLDPYTGGKTAIIENAMNLAVKGAEGLAIVNCLNFGNPEHPETYWQFKNAVLGLGDAARELSIPVVGGNVSLYNESDEFKTAIPPTPSIGMVGKVDLETPLPSGFFAKAGDSIILVGQTVPEMGGSEYYACMGAGNAGKVPEVPKNAPEIIKAIIKAIKSGKLSSAHDLSLGGIGAGLARMCRNLGGEVDFSEIVGETKADELLFSETPARALLATAEPEAVQEILKGVPHTVIGKVGGDTLEIRGRDLELSLSLGEIKEAYGSLTRFMMG; this is encoded by the coding sequence ATGTTACCTGAAGAAGACCTGAAGATCATTAAAAAAGAACTCGGGCGAGAGCCTACCCTTGTAGAACAGGGCTGTTTTTTAAATCTATGGAGTGAGCACTGCTCCTACCGTTCAAGCGCTCCTCTCCTGAAAACCTTCACAACCACGGGAGAAAACGTGCTTATCGGTCCCGGAGATGATGCTGCAATCATTAAATTCGAAGACGGATATGTGCTTGCTATAGGCATGGAAAGCCACAACCACCCTTCATATGTAGATCCGTATAACGGGGCAGCTACCGGTGTGGGAGGCATAGTAAGAGATATAATATCAATGGGAGCCCGTCCGATAGCCCTTATGGATCCGCTCTATTTCGGACCTCTGGACACCCCGAAAAATCTATTCCTTTTCGAGCAGATAACAAAAGGAATAGCAGGGTATGGGAACTGTATAGGAGTACCCGTTGTCAATGGCGAGACTTTTTTTGACAGAAGATATAGCGGAAACCCGCTGGTGAATGTTGTTGCAGTCGGGCTCTGTAAAGAAGAAAACGTTACGACCTCCCGCTCCCAGAAGGCCGGAAACAAGCTTGTTCTTACAGGTTCAAGTACAGGGAAAGACGGACTCGGCGGAGCTTCGTTTGCTTCCAGGGACCTTTCGGAATCAGCCGAAGCCGAAGACCGCCCGAGCGTCCAGGTCGGAGACCCCTATACTGAAAAGCTTGTTATAGAAATGACCCTGGAAGCCATAGAAAAAGGATATGTAAAATCCTGCAAAGACCTTGGAGCTGCAGGGCTCGGTGGGGCAAGCTCGGAACTGGCTGCCAAAGGAGGACTTGGAGCCCGCATTATTGCAGACGCAGTCCCGCAACGCGAACCCAATATGAACGCTTACGAGATCCTGCTTGCCGAATCCCAGGAACGCATGCTCTTTGAGGTAGCCCCTGAAGATGTCGATGCAGTCCTTGACCTGGCGCAGAAGTATGACCTGAATGGAGCTGTGGTCGGATATCTCACAGAAGAACCCAATTATACAGTTGAGTTCAGAGGAGAAATCGTAGCCGATATCCCGATAGGTTTCCTGACAGGAGGAGCCCCTACCTGCGAAAAGCCTTCAGAAGCTCCCACACGCAGGGAAGAAAGCAAAAAACCGGAAACCCCGAAAGACCTGAAAGCAGCCTTCCTGAAAGTCCTGTCCTCATACAATATCGCCTCAAAGGAATGGATCTACAGGCAGTATGACCATGAAGTTCAGCTAAGGACTGTTGTAAAACCCGGGGAAGATTCAGGAGTGCTCAGAATTACCGATACTAAAGGAATTGCACTTTCCTGCGGTTGCCAGCCCAGAGCAACCCTTCTTGACCCTTACACAGGGGGAAAGACTGCAATTATCGAAAATGCCATGAACCTTGCAGTAAAAGGTGCGGAAGGACTGGCTATTGTAAACTGCCTTAACTTTGGAAACCCGGAGCACCCTGAAACTTACTGGCAGTTCAAAAACGCCGTACTAGGGCTTGGGGATGCAGCAAGGGAGCTATCAATCCCGGTTGTAGGAGGAAATGTTTCCCTGTATAATGAGAGTGACGAATTCAAGACCGCTATTCCCCCGACCCCTTCCATAGGAATGGTAGGTAAAGTTGATCTCGAAACTCCTCTCCCTTCAGGCTTCTTTGCAAAAGCCGGAGACAGCATCATCCTTGTAGGACAAACAGTCCCCGAAATGGGAGGTTCGGAATACTATGCCTGCATGGGAGCTGGCAATGCCGGAAAAGTTCCTGAAGTCCCGAAAAATGCCCCTGAAATTATAAAAGCCATAATTAAAGCCATTAAAAGCGGAAAATTGAGTTCTGCACACGACCTTTCCCTCGGAGGGATTGGAGCAGGGCTTGCAAGGATGTGCAGAAACCTGGGCGGAGAGGTAGACTTTAGCGAAATTGTCGGCGAAACGAAAGCAGACGAACTCCTGTTCTCAGAAACCCCGGCAAGAGCACTGCTTGCTACAGCCGAACCTGAAGCAGTGCAGGAAATTCTTAAAGGTGTGCCCCATACCGTGATAGGTAAGGTTGGAGGCGACACCCTTGAGATCAGAGGCAGGGATTTAGAGCTTTCCCTCTCTTTAGGAGAAATCAAAGAGGCATACGGCAGCCTTACCAGATTTATGATGGGATGA
- a CDS encoding helix-turn-helix domain-containing protein, whose protein sequence is MNELIGFVNGNNVRQKVLSLLASKGEMEGKRISKTLRVVYPTIAKTLEELEEKELIAKKEEIYFLTETGTKIEKMVQQI, encoded by the coding sequence ATGAACGAGTTAATAGGTTTTGTAAATGGAAACAATGTAAGGCAAAAAGTGCTCTCTCTGCTCGCCTCAAAAGGGGAAATGGAAGGGAAACGTATCTCTAAAACTCTTCGGGTAGTATATCCTACTATAGCAAAAACTCTCGAGGAACTTGAAGAAAAAGAGCTTATCGCAAAAAAAGAAGAGATTTACTTCCTGACAGAAACCGGAACCAAAATAGAAAAGATGGTTCAGCAGATTTAA
- the yciH gene encoding stress response translation initiation inhibitor YciH → MSSGMCPVCGLPKELCICEEVAKEQQRITVKVNRRRYGKEVTVVEGFDASEIDLHELSTYLKSKFACGGTVKGNTVELQGNHLTRMKEVLMEKGFSAEQIKN, encoded by the coding sequence ATGAGCAGCGGAATGTGCCCGGTATGCGGGCTTCCAAAAGAACTTTGCATATGCGAAGAGGTTGCAAAAGAGCAACAGAGAATAACTGTTAAAGTTAACAGAAGAAGATATGGTAAGGAAGTTACTGTTGTAGAAGGTTTCGATGCAAGTGAGATCGATCTTCACGAACTGTCCACTTACCTGAAATCAAAGTTTGCATGCGGCGGTACAGTAAAAGGAAATACTGTAGAACTTCAGGGTAACCATCTGACCCGCATGAAAGAAGTCCTCATGGAAAAGGGTTTCTCTGCTGAACAAATCAAAAATTAA
- a CDS encoding transcriptional regulator, with protein MKTTCEIMVQKVLPAIRAELSRAMIFEHGCTQQDVADILELSRAAVSQYVSEKRGAEVDFSEETQNEIRKFASVLLNDGLSSQEKVKGMCSICCFVQKSGWLYRNAPEAKACIICKDMNGK; from the coding sequence ATGAAAACAACATGCGAAATTATGGTACAGAAAGTCTTGCCTGCAATCAGAGCTGAGCTCTCAAGAGCAATGATTTTTGAACATGGATGTACACAGCAGGATGTAGCAGATATCCTTGAGCTCTCAAGAGCTGCAGTATCTCAGTACGTTAGTGAAAAACGCGGGGCTGAAGTTGATTTCTCTGAAGAGACCCAGAATGAAATCCGAAAATTCGCGTCAGTGCTTTTAAATGACGGTTTATCCTCTCAGGAAAAGGTAAAGGGTATGTGCAGTATATGCTGTTTTGTCCAGAAGTCAGGCTGGCTGTACAGAAACGCTCCTGAAGCTAAAGCCTGCATAATCTGTAAGGATATGAACGGAAAGTGA
- a CDS encoding Nre family DNA repair protein, translating to MKDTLCIKCKGKGLCGRPRCPILEKFKSLQSISPAISGDSVFGASPPALFVGSYGYPRVSAGPLIPPLAKENEALLFEDPSAWGNMQIEDIISMRSRMVRANTSLHIKDARSKENPLLVKAQELALSRKPVDTEAWFFKAPKQELKFDAVLTPMGPSGLMKNFELAENPDVPKKVDYLVYDTDALAKDAVTELFKSDVSTEHITRLFSIGLLGRERKIVPTRWSITAVDDLAGKELSDRIKDFPWVSDIKLFSGTHFGNHFEVLILPRAYSFELIEIWLPKTVWSGESSWIGEDSEGLDGKKGYSPLAGGYYAARLPVLEYLTEIKRQASVFVLREITPDYWAPLGVWVVREGMRKALQNPPKTFESMEAAISDLSGRVRTPKTEWIQQAKLLSDFRFQKTLDSFFKI from the coding sequence GTGAAAGACACACTGTGCATCAAATGTAAAGGAAAAGGACTTTGCGGGCGTCCTCGCTGCCCAATTCTTGAAAAGTTCAAGTCCTTGCAGTCAATTTCTCCTGCAATTTCAGGAGATTCTGTTTTTGGAGCATCTCCCCCGGCTCTTTTTGTCGGAAGTTACGGTTACCCCAGGGTTTCGGCGGGACCTCTTATTCCTCCTTTAGCAAAGGAAAACGAAGCTTTGCTTTTCGAAGATCCTTCAGCCTGGGGAAATATGCAGATAGAAGATATCATCTCCATGCGCTCCCGTATGGTCAGGGCAAATACAAGTCTGCATATAAAGGATGCACGGAGTAAAGAAAATCCCCTGCTTGTAAAAGCTCAGGAACTGGCTCTCTCCAGAAAGCCGGTGGATACTGAAGCCTGGTTTTTTAAAGCACCCAAACAGGAACTCAAGTTCGATGCAGTCCTCACGCCTATGGGTCCCTCAGGGCTCATGAAAAACTTCGAGCTTGCCGAAAATCCGGATGTCCCTAAAAAGGTGGATTACCTTGTTTACGATACCGATGCCCTTGCAAAAGATGCTGTCACCGAACTTTTTAAAAGTGACGTTTCTACTGAACACATTACCCGCCTCTTTTCCATAGGCCTTCTCGGAAGAGAACGAAAAATAGTGCCTACCCGGTGGTCTATCACTGCTGTTGACGATCTGGCTGGAAAGGAACTTTCAGATCGCATCAAGGACTTCCCCTGGGTTTCTGACATTAAGCTCTTTAGCGGAACTCATTTCGGAAACCATTTTGAAGTTCTTATCCTTCCTCGGGCTTATTCTTTCGAACTTATTGAAATCTGGCTTCCCAAAACAGTCTGGTCCGGGGAATCAAGCTGGATCGGAGAGGACAGCGAAGGGCTTGACGGAAAGAAAGGGTACTCTCCTCTGGCAGGAGGCTACTATGCAGCAAGGCTTCCTGTGCTCGAGTACCTGACAGAAATTAAAAGACAGGCTTCAGTCTTTGTACTGAGGGAAATAACTCCTGATTACTGGGCTCCTCTTGGAGTCTGGGTTGTCAGGGAGGGCATGAGAAAAGCTCTTCAAAATCCTCCTAAAACCTTCGAATCCATGGAAGCCGCAATTTCGGACCTTTCAGGCAGAGTCAGGACCCCAAAAACTGAATGGATCCAGCAGGCAAAATTGCTTTCTGATTTCCGGTTCCAGAAAACGCTTGATTCTTTTTTCAAGATTTAA
- the purC gene encoding phosphoribosylaminoimidazolesuccinocarboxamide synthase, which yields MKREQLYSGKAKTIYKTDDLDTLIAEFRNSLTAFNGEKKGEMELKGYYNAQISKKIFEMLEASGVKTHFVSMLSDIDMLVKKVEIIKIEVIVRNIAAGSITKKYPVKEGTVFESPVLVFDFKSDEYGDPMLNDDIALALGIATLEELATLRKLALRINELLVPYLDEKGILLPDFKLEFGRRGGEIILADEISCDTCRFWDKKTGQSMDKDVFRFNKGDISKAYEEVARRIVPEIFE from the coding sequence ATGAAAAGAGAACAACTCTATTCAGGGAAAGCAAAAACCATCTACAAGACAGATGATCTCGATACCCTTATCGCCGAATTCCGAAACAGCCTTACCGCATTCAATGGGGAAAAGAAAGGCGAGATGGAATTGAAGGGGTACTACAATGCTCAGATCTCAAAGAAAATTTTTGAAATGCTGGAAGCCAGCGGAGTCAAAACTCATTTTGTCAGTATGCTTTCCGATATTGATATGCTCGTGAAGAAAGTTGAAATCATTAAGATTGAGGTTATTGTCAGGAACATTGCCGCAGGCTCAATTACAAAGAAATACCCTGTAAAAGAGGGTACTGTTTTCGAGTCCCCGGTTCTGGTCTTTGATTTCAAAAGCGACGAGTACGGAGATCCCATGCTGAATGACGACATTGCTCTTGCGCTTGGCATTGCAACTCTCGAAGAACTTGCAACCCTCCGGAAACTTGCGCTCAGGATCAACGAACTTCTTGTGCCGTACCTTGACGAGAAAGGAATTCTGCTTCCTGACTTCAAGCTTGAGTTTGGAAGAAGAGGCGGAGAAATTATCCTTGCCGATGAAATTTCCTGCGATACCTGCCGTTTCTGGGACAAGAAAACCGGACAGTCCATGGACAAAGATGTCTTCAGGTTTAATAAAGGTGATATTTCCAAAGCCTATGAAGAAGTTGCCCGGCGCATAGTGCCCGAGATATTCGAATAA
- a CDS encoding ATP-binding protein, with amino-acid sequence MSGIILDIVELLLTAEIYNRYSELDVNDLPKNIRKSYWNSVEKTVPKPIIASFVRIEKLYGITDIEKTVRNVPFISVDRSHFELRLSAFELAAEWFEKQEGSQERIENNPVLAYYFGEIRKVEAANYAVAKAKIRPKEVDREWIESLIAEIRKEDKSEEMLKLVVIIAPEDVKQKVRDLVLTEEQQDEIEKIMKAIQHREYLREIGLHDIGKLLFVGPPGTGKTSVARALSEQLSIPFVEVKLSMITDQYLGETAKNIDRVFLLAKKLNPCILFIDELDFVAKARTSDENAAIKRAVNTLLKAIDEISLVEHGVLLIAATNHPRMLDSAAWRRFDEIVHFPLPDLDMRKNILDIVTRHIEGDFDTSEIAALTENYSGSDLRMVIREAVLSALLEERKVLTQKDLLEAVNSFDERADLKSDEYVGKKSS; translated from the coding sequence ATGTCAGGCATTATACTAGACATCGTAGAGCTACTGCTTACCGCAGAGATCTATAACCGCTATTCAGAACTGGATGTTAACGATCTTCCCAAAAACATCCGCAAAAGTTACTGGAACAGCGTGGAAAAAACAGTTCCCAAGCCCATAATAGCTTCATTTGTCAGAATCGAAAAACTATATGGGATAACAGATATTGAAAAAACCGTGAGGAATGTACCTTTCATAAGTGTTGATAGGTCTCACTTTGAACTCCGCCTTAGTGCTTTTGAACTTGCCGCGGAATGGTTTGAAAAACAGGAAGGTTCTCAGGAGAGAATCGAAAATAATCCTGTCCTTGCCTACTATTTCGGGGAGATCCGAAAGGTCGAGGCTGCAAATTATGCAGTAGCAAAAGCAAAGATCAGGCCAAAGGAAGTCGACAGAGAATGGATAGAATCCCTGATAGCTGAAATCAGGAAAGAAGACAAGAGCGAGGAGATGCTTAAGCTCGTTGTCATTATCGCTCCTGAGGACGTAAAACAGAAAGTCAGAGATCTTGTGCTCACGGAAGAGCAGCAGGATGAAATTGAAAAAATCATGAAAGCCATTCAGCACAGGGAATATCTGCGGGAGATAGGGTTGCACGATATAGGAAAGCTCCTGTTTGTCGGGCCTCCGGGCACAGGTAAAACCTCAGTTGCCCGTGCACTCTCAGAACAGCTCTCCATTCCCTTTGTTGAGGTTAAGCTCTCAATGATTACAGATCAGTATCTTGGCGAGACTGCAAAGAATATAGATCGCGTTTTCCTGCTTGCAAAGAAACTGAACCCCTGCATTCTTTTCATAGATGAGCTGGACTTTGTTGCAAAAGCCAGGACTTCGGACGAAAACGCTGCAATTAAAAGGGCAGTCAATACCCTCCTGAAAGCTATAGATGAAATCAGTCTGGTAGAACATGGGGTCCTTCTTATTGCTGCAACGAACCATCCCAGAATGCTTGACAGTGCGGCGTGGAGACGTTTTGATGAAATTGTTCATTTCCCTCTGCCTGACCTTGACATGCGTAAAAATATCCTGGATATTGTGACCAGGCATATAGAAGGTGACTTTGATACGTCAGAGATTGCGGCCCTGACAGAGAATTATTCGGGTTCTGACCTGCGCATGGTTATCAGGGAAGCCGTCCTTAGTGCTCTTCTCGAGGAACGCAAAGTTCTTACCCAGAAGGACCTGCTGGAAGCAGTAAATTCCTTTGATGAAAGGGCAGACCTCAAGTCCGACGAGTACGTAGGGAAGAAATCCTCATGA
- a CDS encoding MBL fold metallo-hydrolase encodes MRLTLLGTGDAVGTPKIGCNCPACSDAREGGKSQRLRFSILVESCQGKILIDTSPDLRQQFLRQKLSGVDAVIWTHGHYDHYAGFGEFYRVQNKVNVYGVQETLDYIDQYVSFLKPRYHYVKFYEPFELIGLQFTLFKVTHPPVETPAGVVIREGNTKIVITGDTSPDIPEKSLELIKDPDLLIADAIVPPHIHIKKHMNSEEAMTLAQKLNAKEVVLTHLSHLFRPHRIESMFLPLGYDGQVFEF; translated from the coding sequence ATGAGACTAACTCTGCTTGGGACCGGGGATGCGGTAGGGACCCCTAAAATCGGGTGTAACTGCCCGGCATGCTCTGATGCCCGCGAGGGCGGAAAGAGCCAGCGCCTTCGTTTTTCTATCCTTGTGGAATCGTGTCAGGGTAAAATCCTTATTGATACCAGCCCCGATCTCAGGCAGCAGTTTCTCAGGCAAAAGCTTTCTGGCGTAGATGCCGTAATCTGGACACATGGGCATTATGACCATTATGCAGGTTTCGGGGAATTTTACAGGGTTCAGAATAAAGTTAATGTTTATGGAGTTCAAGAAACCCTGGACTACATAGACCAGTATGTTTCTTTCCTGAAACCAAGGTATCATTACGTAAAGTTCTATGAACCCTTTGAATTGATCGGGCTTCAATTCACACTTTTTAAGGTTACTCATCCCCCTGTAGAAACTCCTGCAGGAGTTGTTATCCGGGAGGGCAACACCAAAATTGTAATTACGGGGGACACGAGTCCTGATATTCCTGAAAAAAGCCTGGAATTAATAAAAGACCCTGATCTTCTTATTGCAGATGCCATCGTTCCCCCTCACATCCATATCAAGAAGCATATGAACTCAGAAGAGGCTATGACGCTTGCTCAAAAGCTTAATGCAAAAGAAGTGGTACTGACCCACCTCAGCCATCTCTTCCGCCCGCATCGCATTGAATCAATGTTTTTACCTCTCGGATACGACGGGCAGGTCTTTGAGTTTTAA
- the tnpB gene encoding IS200/IS605 family element RNA-guided endonuclease TnpB — protein sequence MLKAYKYRIYPSKKQKEMIQVHFGACRFVYNWALEQKIKTYEQTKKPISRFDLQHILVHEVKPSNKWLKEANSQALLASLVNVESAFTKFFREKSGFPNFKSKKNPVQSYQMPQHYAVDFEKQIIKLPKIGEVKTILYRRFEGKLKTATISGSSTGKYYISILVDNEKDIPEKQNFSESTTIGIDAGIKDFAVLSNGEKVENPKYLKNSLKRMKVLQKRVSRKVKGSKNRNKARQHLSKIHETISNQRNNFQHQLSFRLISENQAIALETLNVKGMVKNHCLAQSISDASLSSFVTKLEYKAEWLGKTILRIGRFEPSSKLCNVCGYHNSNLTLDVREWTCPDCKTKHDRDINAAINIKKFSLQDQNLIVI from the coding sequence ATGTTAAAAGCCTACAAATATCGAATCTACCCTAGCAAAAAACAAAAGGAAATGATACAAGTTCATTTTGGTGCATGTAGATTTGTCTATAACTGGGCTTTAGAACAAAAGATAAAAACTTATGAACAAACTAAGAAACCAATATCAAGATTTGATTTACAGCACATTTTAGTCCATGAAGTAAAACCTTCTAACAAATGGTTGAAAGAAGCTAATTCACAGGCTTTACTTGCCTCTTTGGTAAATGTAGAATCAGCATTTACGAAATTCTTTAGAGAAAAATCCGGATTTCCCAATTTCAAATCTAAGAAAAATCCGGTTCAATCATATCAAATGCCTCAACATTATGCGGTAGATTTTGAGAAGCAGATAATTAAGCTTCCTAAAATAGGTGAAGTTAAAACCATACTTTATAGAAGGTTTGAAGGCAAACTTAAAACCGCAACAATTTCAGGATCAAGTACAGGAAAATATTATATCAGTATCCTTGTAGATAATGAAAAAGATATTCCTGAAAAGCAGAACTTTTCAGAATCAACTACAATAGGTATTGATGCAGGCATCAAAGATTTTGCAGTTCTATCAAATGGAGAAAAGGTTGAAAATCCAAAATACCTTAAAAATTCTCTAAAAAGAATGAAAGTTCTCCAAAAAAGAGTATCGAGAAAAGTTAAAGGCTCTAAGAATAGGAATAAGGCTAGACAGCATCTTTCAAAAATCCATGAAACTATTAGCAATCAGAGAAATAATTTCCAGCATCAACTCTCTTTTAGACTGATTAGCGAGAACCAAGCTATTGCGCTGGAAACTCTGAATGTTAAAGGTATGGTAAAAAATCATTGTCTGGCTCAGTCCATTTCAGATGCTTCGTTGAGTAGTTTTGTAACAAAATTAGAGTATAAAGCTGAATGGTTGGGAAAAACCATTTTACGAATAGGAAGATTTGAGCCATCTTCTAAATTATGCAATGTTTGTGGGTATCACAATTCCAATCTAACTCTTGATGTTAGAGAGTGGACGTGTCCTGATTGCAAAACAAAGCATGACAGAGACATAAATGCTGCAATCAATATCAAAAAGTTCTCTCTTCAAGATCAAAATCTTATAGTTATCTGA
- a CDS encoding DUF378 domain-containing protein encodes MAVRNPVDLIALILVIVGGLNWGLIGLFDFNLVDAIFGVGSTLSRIVYIIVGLAALYMIYFTVRAETYPTHEAAVRH; translated from the coding sequence ATGGCAGTAAGAAATCCGGTAGACTTAATTGCACTTATACTTGTTATAGTGGGCGGATTAAACTGGGGGCTTATAGGGCTCTTTGATTTTAACCTTGTAGATGCTATCTTCGGGGTAGGAAGCACTCTTTCGAGAATTGTGTACATAATTGTTGGGCTTGCAGCTCTTTATATGATCTATTTCACTGTAAGAGCTGAAACGTATCCGACTCATGAGGCCGCAGTACGTCACTAA
- a CDS encoding peroxiredoxin codes for MAKTSLESGKTAPEFCLPDQEGNRTCLENLRGKWVVLYFYPRDNTPGCSLEAKNFSCLRKDFEAEDAIILGVSRDSEESHRKFIEKKELKIKLLSDEKAEIHEKYDVLHPKYFRGKDVISAVRTTFLIDPEGKIVKIWDNVKAAGHAEKVLSELKNMKEK; via the coding sequence ATGGCAAAAACATCACTGGAATCAGGAAAAACTGCACCTGAATTTTGCCTTCCGGACCAGGAAGGAAACCGGACGTGCCTTGAAAATCTCAGAGGAAAATGGGTAGTCCTGTACTTTTATCCAAGGGATAACACTCCGGGCTGCAGCCTGGAAGCAAAAAACTTCAGTTGTCTGAGAAAGGATTTCGAAGCCGAAGATGCGATAATTTTGGGAGTCAGCAGAGATAGTGAGGAATCTCACAGAAAATTCATAGAAAAGAAAGAGCTTAAAATAAAGCTGCTTTCCGACGAGAAGGCGGAAATCCACGAAAAGTATGACGTCCTGCATCCCAAATACTTCAGGGGCAAGGATGTTATAAGTGCTGTCAGGACAACTTTTCTTATCGACCCTGAAGGAAAAATTGTAAAGATATGGGATAACGTTAAAGCTGCAGGGCATGCTGAGAAAGTGCTTTCAGAACTGAAAAACATGAAAGAGAAGTGA
- a CDS encoding pyrimidine dimer DNA glycosylase/endonuclease V: protein MRIWDIPPEKMCRNHLLGEHRELHALWSIIINNKKAYAHHPETLRWKGKLKALYLRHEALVNEMTARGYKHHTPLDPALATGKAVQDEFVNTYEEQVRILKERGCKCRV from the coding sequence ATGCGAATCTGGGATATCCCTCCTGAGAAAATGTGCCGGAACCACCTGTTAGGGGAGCATCGAGAATTACATGCTTTATGGTCCATAATAATCAACAACAAGAAAGCTTATGCCCATCATCCTGAGACTCTGCGCTGGAAAGGAAAACTAAAAGCCCTCTACCTGAGGCATGAAGCTCTGGTCAATGAGATGACTGCGAGAGGTTATAAGCACCATACCCCCCTTGACCCTGCTCTTGCGACAGGAAAAGCCGTGCAGGACGAGTTTGTGAATACCTATGAGGAGCAGGTCCGGATCCTGAAAGAAAGAGGGTGTAAATGCAGGGTTTGA